The genome window AAAGCCAAAACAATACCTGTTTGGCTTATATGTATCTCACTTTGAAAAAATATATAAAATATAAGAAGAAAAATACTGGCCAAAGTGAAATTTTGAGTAGTACTTTTTAGAATATTTGTTTTTGTTTTTCCTAAAACACTGTAGATTGCCCAGGATATACCAGCTATTATGATTAAAAAAACATGAAAATATGATAATTCGAAGGCTTGGTTTGGATAGAGTAAATACATTAATCCAGATAAAGCCAGTAAAATTCCAAGACCTTGTTTTATATTAATTCGTTCTTTTTTTCTAAGTGCTAAAAAAATCATGCTCAACTGTACGGAAGAAAATAATATTAAGGTACCCAAACCAGCATCCAGACCTATATAAGCATAGGAAAAACAAATGGCATAAGAAAACAAAACAAAAGAAGACAAAAAATTCTCTTTAAAAGAAAAGCTTAATTTTTTTTCTTTATATACAAGATAGAGATTTAAAACTAAAGCTCCTGAAAGAAGGCGTATTAAAGTAAAAGAGTAGGGATCTATGCTGTTTTGCAATAAAGCCCATTTTACTAATAAAGAGTTTGAGGCTAAAAAAAACAAAGAAAGAATAATCAAAAAAAGTAATTTATTATTGATAAAGGTGCCTTAAATTTTTTTGATTTATTATAGTATAAACTCCCTCAATATTTAAAATTTATCAGCTATAAGTATAGTTTTGATAAAATTGCTTAATAATAGAATAAAAAGGCAGATATATGAAATATGGCGAAGAAGAAATAGTTAACTTTGATATTAACAAAGATGAGAACTATTGGCCAAACAATAACGACAAGAATTATACTATAAAAATTGAATTGCCAGAATTTATGTGTAAATGCCCACGAAGCGGTTACCCAGATTTTGCAACTATTTATATTGAGTATACACCTGATAAATTAGTAGTTGAATTAAAAGCTATTAAAATATATATTAACTCTTTCATGATCAGAGAAGTTTCTCATGAAAACTCTGCAAATGAGATCTTCGATACTTTATACTCTAAGTTAAAACCAAGATGGTTAAAAGTTATTGCAGATTTTAAACCAAGAGGAAATGTACACACTGTAATTGAAATAGATTCAGCAAAAATGTAAGGCCTACTTTGGAGAGATTAGTTACAACAGCACAAGCAGCAGAACTTCTTAATATCTCTCTTCAAGGGGTACACTATCGTATAAAAAGTAAAAAACTAAAATCTATTAAACAAGGGAATAAAACCTTTGTTTATATAGAAGATATTCCTTCTTTACCCCTAAAAGAAATAAAAGAAAGCATTCAAGAGAATAAAGAACTTCCTTTAATTCTAGAAATAAAAGATGAACAAATTCTTTTATTAAAAAAGTCTTTAAAATGGATGAAAAAACAATATATAAGTGAAATATCACGCTTAGAAAAAAATCAAGACAAAATTATTAATGTATTTAATAGAGAAATTGAGCTTTTACAAAGTGCTTTTAATGAAATGCGTTTGGTTTATAAAAAACCTCTCTTAGAACAAAAAGACAAATATATCTCAGTTTTGGATTTTTCTTCTTATTTAAAACAAAATGGTAAAAATTCGCAAGAAATAAAAACTATTGTGCTAGATGCCTTAAAAAGAAAAGACAGACGTTTTATGTTTAATAAAAAAAGTAAAAAAGTGTTGATTTTAAATGAAGATTATTCGGATTTGTTATAAATAGCTAAAAATTAGACAAAAAAAAAGAGTACTTAAAGTACTCTTCTCCAGATACCTAAACACACCAATGAAAAAGGTGCCTTGCTATGTTCCCATTCTGGGGCATTGTCTTAGACAATGATTGCAAAGGTCTAAAGAAGAGCATAAAAAATACCGTAATATTCTTTGTGCTTTTCTTTTGGACTGCAATATTAGCAAAAAAAAACTTAAATTAAAGATAAATATATATAATATGAAAAAAATTTCTTAAATAAAGAGTTTAGATGAAAAAAGATTTTTCTATGGTGGCTTATGCTGCACTAA of Campylobacteraceae bacterium contains these proteins:
- a CDS encoding EamA family transporter, which codes for MNNKLLFLIILSLFFLASNSLLVKWALLQNSIDPYSFTLIRLLSGALVLNLYLVYKEKKLSFSFKENFLSSFVLFSYAICFSYAYIGLDAGLGTLILFSSVQLSMIFLALRKKERINIKQGLGILLALSGLMYLLYPNQAFELSYFHVFLIIIAGISWAIYSVLGKTKTNILKSTTQNFTLASIFLLIFYIFFQSEIHISQTGIVLALLSGTLTSALAYVLWYFILQRIKITTASIIQLAVPIIAIFISILFLGESLSLKLLLSSAVILLGIAISLV
- the queF gene encoding NADPH-dependent 7-cyano-7-deazaguanine reductase QueF; amino-acid sequence: MKYGEEEIVNFDINKDENYWPNNNDKNYTIKIELPEFMCKCPRSGYPDFATIYIEYTPDKLVVELKAIKIYINSFMIREVSHENSANEIFDTLYSKLKPRWLKVIADFKPRGNVHTVIEIDSAKM
- a CDS encoding DNA-binding protein, yielding MERLVTTAQAAELLNISLQGVHYRIKSKKLKSIKQGNKTFVYIEDIPSLPLKEIKESIQENKELPLILEIKDEQILLLKKSLKWMKKQYISEISRLEKNQDKIINVFNREIELLQSAFNEMRLVYKKPLLEQKDKYISVLDFSSYLKQNGKNSQEIKTIVLDALKRKDRRFMFNKKSKKVLILNEDYSDLL